TACCGCTGCGGTCTGGTCACAAGCGCTGCACCCGCGAGCGACCAACGGGAGCGAGCGGCCTTTTTAGCGTAGATTTTTGCGCCGAGCGGTTCCGAACGAAGTGAGGAATCCCGAGGCGGAAAAAGGTACTTCTGCATCTGTAGTTACCGAGCGATTCTAAATCGAGTACCCGCAGTACTGACTGCTGAATGTATGACTTCGAGTACCGACTACAGCCCCGGCACCAGCGTTGCCAGATCGTCCGGCAGGTGTTCCGGGACGAGATCCTCCGGAAGCGTCTCCCAACTCAGTTCGTCGGTGCCGGGTTCGGCGTCGGTCTCGAGGTCGGCGTTCTCCGCGGGCTCTTGCTCGCGGTACTCCGGCGGCGGCGCGCCGTGGGCGTAGACGCCCTCGGGGTGGTCGACGCTCCAGACGTGCATCATACACGGCGTTCGGCAGGGAAACTCGAGACCTCCGAGCCCCTGACGGGCGAAGTCCTGCTCGTAGGCCTGCCGGTAGTACCACCAGCCGAACCGACCGGGAAGACCGGCGTGGTAATGCCACGGTGAGCAGCGACCGGGCGTCCCGCCGTGGTCGTCGTGTCCATCGTGCTCGCCCTGCTCGTGGTGATCCTCGTCGTGCCCATCGTTATCGTCGTCATCCGCCGCCTCACCGTCGATCACATCGCGCTCCGCGTCCCCGTCAGCGTCGCCGTCGTCGTACACCGCCGGCGGCGGATCGACCGGCTCGCCGCCTCGAGTCGCGATGAACATCACGCCGATCGAGCGCCAGGAGTCGTTGTCCACCAGCACGGACTCCGGTCGGTCGGGATCCAAAATCTCGTCGTCGCCGACGTATTCGGGGTTGATCCAGTGGGACCAGCCGTCGTCGTCCCGGTTGAGCGTATCGAAGTAGGGTTTGAACCCCGCGTCGACTAACGCGGCGACGTCGGGATACTGCTCCTCGAGCGACTCCCGAACGGCCGTCTGCAGCGCGACCGTCTCCGGGTGATCGTCGTCACAGCCGTCCATGCTCGCGCCGTCGCAGTGACCCATGCTCGGCTCGATGGTCGCGTCGGGACAGGAGTCGTCGAACCAGGACTGCGCCCCACCGGGATCGCTCGCACTCGCTTGCCCCACACCGACCACCGAAACCGCGCCGACACCCGCCGACGCGCGCAAAAGTGTCCGACGGGATAGGTTTCGACTGCCGTCATCGTCGTACATACCCGCATTTCCACACCGAGGAACGGCATAAAGGTCCGTTGACGATCCGACTGACATTCGTTCCGTGAAACTACTCGCGGAGCGAACGTTGATTCCCCACGGGCTAGTCCGGTTCCGATTACCGCTGTACGGCACCCGTCCCCGCACGCTCGAGACCGTCGAGATCGATCCGACCGTCGGGCATCGGGACGCCGTCGTACGGATCCTCGGCGAGCAACAGCGAGCCGTCGAGGTCGACGTAGTCGAGCAGCGGCGCGAGGTGACAGGCCGCCGCGATCGAAGCGTTGGACTCGGTCATACAGCCGCACATGACCTCGAGACCGTGTGCGCGGGCGGCGTGGATCATTCGTTTCGCCTCCCGGAGCCCGCCACATTTCATGAGTTTGAGGTTCGCGATGTCACAGCGGTCGGCGATCCGTGGGATGTCCTCGAGCGTGATACAGGATTCGTCGGCCGCGATCGGCAGCGGCGAGCGCTCGTAGACGAATTGCAGCCCCTCGGGGTCTTCGGCGGCGACGGGCTGTTCGACGAACGCGAGGTCGTACTCGGTCAGTCGCTCGATCTTCGAGACGGCCTCGCGGGGCGTCCAGGCCTCGTTGGCGTCGACGAACAGCGAGACGTCGGGGGCGACCGAGCGAATCGTCTCGATAATCTCGAGGTCGCGGTCCGTCCCCAGCTTCACTTTCAGCGTGCCGTGGCCGCGCTCGAGGGCCGTCTCGGTCTTCTCGCGCATCGTCTCCGTGTCGTCGAGCCCGATGGTGTAGGAGGTCTCGAGGGTTTGCGCCGGATCGAGCCCCCAGTACCGGTAGAGGGGGACCTCGAGCCGTTTCGCCGCCAGATCGTGCAGCGCAATGCTGACGGCACAGCGGGCTGCCGGGTTCCGGTTGACGGTCTCGCGCATCCGGCGTTCGATCCGCTCGAGCTGGTGGACGTCGCCGCAGTCCTCGACGACGGCGAGCAGATCGGGGAGGACCGTCGTCACCGTGTCGACGGTCTCGCCGTAGTGGGGGGACGGGCCGGCACCGCCGACGCCGACCGTGCCGTCTTCGTCCTCGATCCGGACCGTCACCACCTCGGCCTCGGTCGCCGTCCCGCGGGCGATGGTGAACGGGTACTCGAGCGGCAGCGCGTGTCGTTCGAATGCGGTCTCGAGCGTCATTTACAGCAACACCTCGAGTAGGTCCTCGCTTCCAAAGCGGATGACATCCGACGCGGGCATGCCGAGGTCGCTCGCGTACTCGTCGACGGCCTCGCGTGCGGCCGCGTCGTCGTCGAGGTTCGACGTGTTCAGCGCGCCGGCAACGATCTCGCTATCCGCGACCGGCGCAGCGAGATTTTCATAGAGGTCGACGTACGTCGAGAGATCGGGAAGCGCGAACGATTCGTAGCCGTGGATTACCTCCCGTCCGGCGTCGTGACAGAGCACGAGTTTGTCGGCCATCGCGCCGTGGAGGATGCCGCAGGTAACCGCGGAGTACGCCGGGTGAACGATGCTTCCCTGGCCCTCGACGAAGAGGTAGTCGTGTTCGTCGCCTTTCTCGAGGATCATCTCCTCGACGGCCCCGGCGGTGAAGTCGGACACCACCCGATCGATCGGGTTCCCCCAGCCCTCGATCATGATCCCCGTCTGGCCGGTCGGAATCACGGCGGCGTCGTGGCCGGCCTCCCGAGCGTCGCGGGCGAGTTCCATCGAGACCGTCATTTTGCCAACCGAGCAGTCGGTACCGACCGTGAGAATGATTTCGGCGTCGACCTGATCCGCGATGCCCTGACTGACCGTCAGATCCTCTGGGGGCTTTCGCACGTCCCGAATCTCGCAGTCGTTCTCGGCAGCGAGCGCCGCGAACTCCTCGTCTTCCTCGAGGAAGTAGTGCAGCCCCGAGACGACGTCACAGCCGTAGTCGAGTGCGGTTCGGACGTCCTCGCGCCAGCTTGCCTCGAAGCCGCCGCCGATGGGCGCGATCCCGATCAGCAGCGCGTCGACGTCCTCGGCCGCGAGGTCGGCCATCCCCTCACGGATCGGGGCGTCCTGGACATCGGGAACGAAATCGGAGACGCGCTGGCCGGCGTTATCGCGGTCGAGAACGGCGACAACCTCGTCGTCGGAGTATCGCAATACGCCGAGAGCGGTCTTGGCACGCCCGGGAAACTCTTCGTGGGCAAGGATTGCAATTTGCATACCCGATCATGAACGAGGGCCTACTTAACGGTAGATATTCACGACATCCGTGTCGTTTCGGTTACTTGTCGACGGAAACGGAGAACCGATGGGTCGGCGATCGATCACAGCCTGGCTTCGCCGTCCTCGAGTCGGAGTGACCGCGACCTCGAGATCGAAATCGTCGGTTGCTCAAGTGCACACGCGGGGGAACAGAACCACACGATCCGCTGCGTTGGAGCCGGGATAGGTCGTGAATTGTTCGCCGCAGCGCTCACAGAAGACGGAGACAAAGTCGGATATGGCGTTCGGTCGACAGTGCGGCCGCATCGCTCAAAACGACTGGGGTTCAGTTCATCGGCGGTCACGGCTGAAGCGGCAGGCATCGACACGCGAGACGCTTACAGTACCCGCAGATCGGTCGTCCAGAACGACCGGTGAGCGTCCTCGAGCGCCGGTTTCGGATCGCCGGTCGCGTCGACGGCAGCGGTTCCCGCTACCTCGAGTCCCGATTCCTCGACCAGCGTGTCGACGACGCCACGCTGACCGACCACGAACAGGCGCTCGACGTCGTAGTCGGCGAGGGCCTCCGTACAGCGCTCGAGGTGGTCGTCGATCTGGTCGTCCCGAATGCGCTCGAATCGAGCCTGCGAGAAGCCGCCCTTCGAGTGGTTCCCCTTGACGTCGCTCTCGAAGCCCCGGTAGTCGACGCGCTCGTCGCTCTCGTAGACGCCGAGCGCGAACAGATCGGTTCGGACGAGCGCGAGCGCGTACCGACCGGTCGGCAGGAGCCACTCCTCCTCGAGGGCGAATCGATCGGTCCACGTCACACGCGAATCGTGGTCGCCACCGAGCGCCTCGTCCGCGAGGTCCACCGGCGGCTCGAGCGTGACACCGACGAGACCGGCGTCGTCGACGCAGAGCACGCACGGGGTGGCCTCGTCGATGAGCGCAGAGCGTTCGCCGAGCACGTCATCAAGGTCGATATCCGTCTCATCCCGGAGGTCGTCGACGGCGTCGTCGCTGTCGAGGACAGCCGTCAGCGCCCCCTCGGGACCGGTCCGGAACGAGGTCAGTCGGCCCACGACCTCCGCGAGACGGCTCCCGCGCAAGCGTTCGCGGCGACGGACCGCGAGGCTGTCACCGTCACCGTCGACGTGCTCGAGTTCACCCTCGAGTTGGGCGATACGGTCCTCGAGCCGGTTGACTTTCTCTTCGGCGTCCTGTCTGGCCGTGGCCGCGTCGGCCCGGCGCTCGGATTCGGCCTCGTAGCGGCTCTGCAGTCGCTCGTTTTCCTCCTCGAGTTCGTCGATACGGTCTTTGAGCGAGGCGCGGCCGAGCAGCTCGTCGAGCATTCGTTCGAAGGGGCGAAGCGAGAATACTTCTAGGTTCCGGCGTTTCGCAGGTCGTCGCCGGAGTCGGGCCAGCCGCCTGACCACGTGAGCAGTTGCTCGGCGTGCTCGCGCCGGGCGAGCAACACCTCCCGAAGCGACGGCGGGTTCCGGATCTCACAGCCTTCGAGCATCGGCTCCGGAAGGGCGAGCGTGTTCGTCGGCACCTTCTCGTTCCCGTGGACCGGAAAGTGCTGGCTCTCGAGTTTCATCACGAGCGGGGCGTCGAGGCGTTCGACGCCGTCGCCGGTCGCGTAGACCGCTTCGTTGATTCGCTCGTGCTGGTCGCTGTGCATGAGGGCGTGATCCCCGTCGGTCGGCGTCACGTAGAGTCGTCCGAGATAGTAGCTCCGCGAAAAGCGCTCGAACATGCTATATGATACCACGCACCAGGAGGATATAACTATTTTCGGACAGGCTTAAGTCGAAGGACTATCAGCGAAGACGGTCACCGGTAGCGAATTCCGGGGCAAACAGTCCCGGTCAAGAGACGGTTCGGCCGTCCGGTCAGTTCACGAACGATCACACCAGCGTGTGAACGATAGTCATGGAGCGAGAGCGACCCGAAAGTCTGACCGCCAGCCGTTACTCGTACGCAGGCAGCGCTCGGAGATGAACGGTCTCCCGAACGCGGCGACCGGGTTGGAACTCGGATTCAAGGGTCGGTTGGACGCCCGCAAAAACGACGCTAGCGGTCGTGAACGGTCGAAACTGAACCGACGACTCGCGAATTCGATTGAACGGTACGAACGAAGGTCAGTCTTTTTAGTATGTTCGGGACAAGTGCCAGAGTAATGAGAGCCAGTCGGTCGGTCGCGTTCCTCGTGCTGGTCGCCATCCTCGGACTCACGGTCGCCCCGGTCGCGAGTGGTGCCGTCGTAGGGACGCTTACCGGCGATTCCGACGGCGAGGACGAGTCGAGCAACGAGGCCGAACCGGAGATCGACGTGTCGACGTTCATGCAATCGACGGCGACCGACGCCGAGCGGTCGGTCGAGTCCGGAATGCACGATTCGAGGTACGAGGCCGCCGACAACGAGACCCGGGCCGAGATGGTCCGCGAGCAAACGGACACCCTCGAGGAGCGACACGCCGACCTCGAGGCCGAGCACGAGGTACTTCAAGAGCAGAAAGACGAACTCCACCGGGGCGAGTACCAGGCGCGGATGGCACAGCTCACCGTGGAGATCCAGTCGTTCGACCGTGCGATCGATCGAACCGAACAGCAGGCCACCGAAACCGGCGTCACCGACGAGCGACTCGACGAACTCAGAGAGAACGCCGCGACGCTGTCCGGTCCGGAAGTGGCCGAGATCGAACGCGGGCTCGGCGGTCCCGACGGCACTCCCGGCGGCGGACCACCGACACACGCGAACGCCGGTAATCAAACGGACGGTGCTCTCGGCCAGGGAAACGCTAGCCAACCCGGTCAGGCCGACCCCGGCAACCAGTCGGACAACGAGAACCCGGGTCAGGGAAACGCTAGCCCGCCAGGACAGAGCGATTTCGACGAGCAGACCGACGACGATGAAGGACAGGCGGACGACGGAACTCCTGGGCAGGGAAACGCTACCCCATCCGATCACGCTGACGCTGGCAACTAACGGGCGATTCGAACACCGACTCGAGCGATACTCCACGCGTTCCCACGGATCGGTACCGACCCAGACCCGGACTCCGCGTTCATACCGAGCAGACACCCTTTTCAGCGGCGACCGCTAACCCTCTCACGATGGACTCCGCCGCGTTGCTGGATTTGTTAGGGAACGAAAACCGGAGACGAATCCTCCGGTTGCTCGCCCGCAAACCCTGTTATGTAACCGAAATTTCGGAGTACCTCGGCGTGAGTCCCAAGGCGGTCATCGAACACCTCCGGAAACTCGAGGAGGCAGGCCTGATCGAGAGCCGGGTCGACGACCAGCGCCGGAAGTACTTTCATATCGCTCGCCACGTTCGCCTCGAGGTAAACGTCTCGCCCTACGGCTTCGCGAGCAAGAGCGCCTATCCCGCCAACAGCAGCTTCGACATCACGACCTGTCGGCACCTCACGCTCGACGTCGCCTGGGACGAGGGCGAGGATCTCGACGACCTCCTTCACGCGCTGGAAGACCTCGAGCAGCTCGAGAACGAACTCTCGCTGGCCCAGCGGTGGGTCCAGGGGCGACTCTGTGACGTCCTCGACGGTATCTCCGAGACGGTCGGCACCGGCCCCGAGAGTCGGATCTACGCCGACGTACTGGCGAGCATTCGCTCCGAGCCGAAATCAGTCGGCGAACTCGGCGAGGATGTCGACGCGCCGCGGGAACTCGTCGCCGAACTGCTCGAGTCGATGGCCGATGAAGGGATCGTTCGCCGGACCGAGCGGGGTTGGGAGCTGACGACGGCGTAAAAGGGCCTGACACCGCACGCCGGCCACTCAGTCGATATCTCGGACGAGCCCATTACGGAGGTCCCGACCGAAGTAGTAGCCGATGAGACAGCCCACCAGCCCGGCGGCTACGCCGACGGCGACGACGGCCTGATAGGAGCCGGCGACCGCGAGCACGGTGTAGCTGGCCAGCGCGGAGAGTCCGCCGACCGTCGTCCCCGCGGCGGCCATCTCGAGGTAGCGCCGTTTCGATGTGAGTAATCCGACCGCGAAGGCGACGCCGAACATCCCGAGGACGCGGCCGGCGAACGGAATCGTCATTCCCCCAGCGACCAGTCCGGTTCCGGCCAGCAGGACGAACGCGAAGAACGCTCGCGGCGAGAAGTACTGCTCGAGCGAGGGTCCAGACGTGGGGATCGAGAGTCTCGATTTGAGCCTCGAGAATCGCGACGAACTCGAGTTTGCGTCGGGTTCGGCGGAGGGATCGATCGACGTGGATGCCGGCTTCTGGTCCGCGTCGACCGACCGCCGTGGCTCGCGCTCCGCTGGGGGCCGTGACTCGTCGGTATCGACGCCGCCCCCCGTTCCCGAGAGCAGTTCCTCGGTCTCCGCGAGGAGATCCTCGGTGTCGCGGCTCTCGGTCACTTCTTCCGAGCGGTCGCTCATACTCGTTCGTTGCATTCGAGAGCGCATGGGTTTTTCGCCGTCCGGCCACAGGGTATACGACCCCGGCACCCCCACCGAAGTCATGGCGTGGCTCGCGCCGGCGACGTTCGGGCTATTCGCGGCCGGCGCCGGCACGCTGTGTTACGTCCTCGTCGCGAACCTCGAGCCCCAACCGGAGTATCCGGCGCTGATGACGGACCTGATGCGACTGCTCAGGGCCGGCATCGCGATCTGCGGGCTCGCGATCGGCGGCGTGTTTCTGTACGCGGCGGCGGGGCTGTATCTCGGCTAGTCGTGGGCTCGAGGCCGGTGCCACGTCGACCATATCTCGTCAATTCTACCGGCAGTCTCGATGTCGCTCCCGTAGTCCGATACCCGGCGGAGCGACGATTCTCGAGAGCCGATAGGAGGAGGCCGTTTTTTCACCACGGAGCCAGTATCCGTGAGCGATGAACGCCGAACTGCTCGCGTTCGGTGTCAGTGCAATCGCCCTGGGGATCGGTGCGTTGGTGGGTGCTCGACACCTCTATCCGCGACTCGAACTGGACGAGGATGCCGAGTCCTCGCTGCAGTTGCTGACCGCGATGATCGCGGGCGTTCTCCTCTTGACCGGGCTGGGGCTGGTACTGGTCGGATTGTTCGGCTAACGTAGCGTCACTCGCCGACGAGTTCCTCGTAGCGCGCGCCGGTCTGCTTCAGGGTCTCCGTCGAGTAGAGCCGCTCGTGATCGACCGGAAGGTAGTCAGTCGCCAACTCGTCGATTTTCGCGTCGACGGCGTCGGGATCGCGGCCGTGGATCATCGTGAACAGGTTGTACGACCAGTCCTGCTCGGGCCGGCGCGGTCGGTGATAACAGAGCGTGACGTAAGGCAGGCCGCCTGCGCGCTCGCCCCACGCATCGAGGTGGTCGTCCGGGACGTCCCAGACGACCATGCAGTTCGAGTCGAAGCCGGTGACGACGTGATTGACCACGCAGCCGATGCGCTTGATGCAGCCGTTGTCGACGAGCCGGTCGATCGACTCGAGTACGTCATCGACGTCCGCCTCCAGTTGGGCCGCGATGTCCCGGTAGGGCGTCCTCGAGAGCGGGAACCCGTCCTGGATCGCGAGCAGGAGGTCGGCGTCGAACGCGGAAAGGTCGCCGGTGGCCTCCTCGCTCATGCGGGTCGCGGAGGAGTCGGTGCCCTCGTCTATCGATTCACGTGCGAACCGATCCGCGTTGACGACCGGAAACTCGAGGTTGATGTAGTAGTCCGTCAGCATCGGCAGGTTGAGCACCGCACAGCCGGTTCGCTCCTCGATTTCCGCGAGGAGTTCGTCCCGCGTCGCCCGCGAGCCCGCGGTGACGACGAACCACATGTTCCACTCGTGGTCGCGGGCGTAGTTGTGGTTGACCTGCTGGTACTCGTTGATTGTCGCGGCGATCTCGTCGAATCGATCGTCGGGTGCCTGCACGGCCGCCAGCGTCGACGACCCAATCACCGGCGGGTTGAGAACGGCTCCAAAGCGCCGGACGATGCCGGCATCGTGGAGTCGACGAACCCGCTCGAGCGCGTCGTCCTCGTCGATACCGAGATCCGATCCGATGTGGCGAAAGGGGCGTTCCGCGACGGGAACGCCGCTCTGGTAGCCGTCGATGATGGCCGCGTCGACGTCGTCGATCGACTCGCGCCAGTCCCCCGAGAGGCTGCTCATTGGGTGGGCTAGGGAGAACACGACCGTATTGTTTTCGGGTCGGTTCGAGTGCTGCGGGTGTCGCGTCCGGTCCGAATCGGACGGAACCCTGATCCAGCCGCGTCGCTCGGCCAACAGCGACGCGGACCCGGTAGCGACCGATCCGATTTCTGGGACTGTTCGCGTTGTTGGCCGAAAAACCCGTCATTCGTCGGCGAGACGAGACCGGAAACGGGAGGTTTTTGCGCCGGCCGTCCCAACGATCGCGTATGGCGAAGGCAACCCAGGAGTTCGGCGAGTGGCCGCTCAAACGGCTGATGACGGAGATCGTTGGCTCCGGTCCGAAGTCCGCCGACGACATGACTCGCGAGCAGGCTCGAGAGGCCTTCCAGCGCATTCTGGCCGGCGAGCCCGACGAGACGACCCTCGGCGCGTTCTGGCTGGCCAACCGCTGGAAGCGCAACAACCCCGAGGAACTCGCGGGCTACACGGACGTCATGCTCGAGGAGTCGGTCGAGACGGCCGAACCCGACGCGAACCCCGTCGACTGCGGCGCGAACTACGACGGCAAGCACACCTCCGCCGTTCTCGGCGTCGGTGCCGGCCTCGTCGCCGCCGCCGCGGGAACCCCCGTTGTCGTCCACTCCGGCGATCGGGTTCCGACCCAGAAGGCGACGGCGTACAAACACGTCCTCGACGAACTCGGCGTCCGGACGGAACTCGATCCATCGGAGAGCGCCGACATGGTCGACGAGACCGGCTTCGGCTTCTACTACCAGCCCGCCTTCAATCCCGGCATTCAGGACCTCTACGAGCGACGCGACATGATGGGCGTCCGGACGTTCGTCAACACCATCGAGACCGTCGCCAACCCCGCCAACGCCGACGTTCACCTCGGCTCGTTCTACCACCTCGCGTTCGCGAAGAAGATGACCGACCTGATCGAGGAGAGCGACCACCTCTCCTTTTCCCGCGCCATCTTCTTCCAGGGGATGGAGGGCTACGACGACATCCGACCCGGTTACACGAAGGTGGCCGAGTGGGACGAGGGTGAAGACGAACTCGAGGATTACGAGATCGAAAC
Above is a window of Natronorubrum tibetense GA33 DNA encoding:
- a CDS encoding anthranilate phosphoribosyltransferase, giving the protein MAKATQEFGEWPLKRLMTEIVGSGPKSADDMTREQAREAFQRILAGEPDETTLGAFWLANRWKRNNPEELAGYTDVMLEESVETAEPDANPVDCGANYDGKHTSAVLGVGAGLVAAAAGTPVVVHSGDRVPTQKATAYKHVLDELGVRTELDPSESADMVDETGFGFYYQPAFNPGIQDLYERRDMMGVRTFVNTIETVANPANADVHLGSFYHLAFAKKMTDLIEESDHLSFSRAIFFQGMEGYDDIRPGYTKVAEWDEGEDELEDYEIETANYGMEMEAEDLAVDDVTADSASITEEVLAGERDDHFADAIALNGAFRMYARQDVESLEEGLEKARDVIADGSAEAVLEDLRAF
- the ahbB gene encoding siroheme decarboxylase subunit beta; protein product: MSSLSGDWRESIDDVDAAIIDGYQSGVPVAERPFRHIGSDLGIDEDDALERVRRLHDAGIVRRFGAVLNPPVIGSSTLAAVQAPDDRFDEIAATINEYQQVNHNYARDHEWNMWFVVTAGSRATRDELLAEIEERTGCAVLNLPMLTDYYINLEFPVVNADRFARESIDEGTDSSATRMSEEATGDLSAFDADLLLAIQDGFPLSRTPYRDIAAQLEADVDDVLESIDRLVDNGCIKRIGCVVNHVVTGFDSNCMVVWDVPDDHLDAWGERAGGLPYVTLCYHRPRRPEQDWSYNLFTMIHGRDPDAVDAKIDELATDYLPVDHERLYSTETLKQTGARYEELVGE
- a CDS encoding DUF5802 family protein, which translates into the protein MFERFSRSYYLGRLYVTPTDGDHALMHSDQHERINEAVYATGDGVERLDAPLVMKLESQHFPVHGNEKVPTNTLALPEPMLEGCEIRNPPSLREVLLARREHAEQLLTWSGGWPDSGDDLRNAGT
- a CDS encoding dipeptide epimerase, with product MTLETAFERHALPLEYPFTIARGTATEAEVVTVRIEDEDGTVGVGGAGPSPHYGETVDTVTTVLPDLLAVVEDCGDVHQLERIERRMRETVNRNPAARCAVSIALHDLAAKRLEVPLYRYWGLDPAQTLETSYTIGLDDTETMREKTETALERGHGTLKVKLGTDRDLEIIETIRSVAPDVSLFVDANEAWTPREAVSKIERLTEYDLAFVEQPVAAEDPEGLQFVYERSPLPIAADESCITLEDIPRIADRCDIANLKLMKCGGLREAKRMIHAARAHGLEVMCGCMTESNASIAAACHLAPLLDYVDLDGSLLLAEDPYDGVPMPDGRIDLDGLERAGTGAVQR
- a CDS encoding DUF456 domain-containing protein, whose product is MSDRSEEVTESRDTEDLLAETEELLSGTGGGVDTDESRPPAEREPRRSVDADQKPASTSIDPSAEPDANSSSSRFSRLKSRLSIPTSGPSLEQYFSPRAFFAFVLLAGTGLVAGGMTIPFAGRVLGMFGVAFAVGLLTSKRRYLEMAAAGTTVGGLSALASYTVLAVAGSYQAVVAVGVAAGLVGCLIGYYFGRDLRNGLVRDID
- a CDS encoding DUF1611 domain-containing protein yields the protein MQIAILAHEEFPGRAKTALGVLRYSDDEVVAVLDRDNAGQRVSDFVPDVQDAPIREGMADLAAEDVDALLIGIAPIGGGFEASWREDVRTALDYGCDVVSGLHYFLEEDEEFAALAAENDCEIRDVRKPPEDLTVSQGIADQVDAEIILTVGTDCSVGKMTVSMELARDAREAGHDAAVIPTGQTGIMIEGWGNPIDRVVSDFTAGAVEEMILEKGDEHDYLFVEGQGSIVHPAYSAVTCGILHGAMADKLVLCHDAGREVIHGYESFALPDLSTYVDLYENLAAPVADSEIVAGALNTSNLDDDAAAREAVDEYASDLGMPASDVIRFGSEDLLEVLL
- a CDS encoding putative sodium/potassium/calcium exchanger; amino-acid sequence: MRASRSVAFLVLVAILGLTVAPVASGAVVGTLTGDSDGEDESSNEAEPEIDVSTFMQSTATDAERSVESGMHDSRYEAADNETRAEMVREQTDTLEERHADLEAEHEVLQEQKDELHRGEYQARMAQLTVEIQSFDRAIDRTEQQATETGVTDERLDELRENAATLSGPEVAEIERGLGGPDGTPGGGPPTHANAGNQTDGALGQGNASQPGQADPGNQSDNENPGQGNASPPGQSDFDEQTDDDEGQADDGTPGQGNATPSDHADAGN
- a CDS encoding Vms1/Ankzf1 family peptidyl-tRNA hydrolase: MLDELLGRASLKDRIDELEEENERLQSRYEAESERRADAATARQDAEEKVNRLEDRIAQLEGELEHVDGDGDSLAVRRRERLRGSRLAEVVGRLTSFRTGPEGALTAVLDSDDAVDDLRDETDIDLDDVLGERSALIDEATPCVLCVDDAGLVGVTLEPPVDLADEALGGDHDSRVTWTDRFALEEEWLLPTGRYALALVRTDLFALGVYESDERVDYRGFESDVKGNHSKGGFSQARFERIRDDQIDDHLERCTEALADYDVERLFVVGQRGVVDTLVEESGLEVAGTAAVDATGDPKPALEDAHRSFWTTDLRVL
- a CDS encoding ArsR/SmtB family transcription factor, which encodes MDSAALLDLLGNENRRRILRLLARKPCYVTEISEYLGVSPKAVIEHLRKLEEAGLIESRVDDQRRKYFHIARHVRLEVNVSPYGFASKSAYPANSSFDITTCRHLTLDVAWDEGEDLDDLLHALEDLEQLENELSLAQRWVQGRLCDVLDGISETVGTGPESRIYADVLASIRSEPKSVGELGEDVDAPRELVAELLESMADEGIVRRTERGWELTTA